The Spirosoma foliorum genome has a window encoding:
- a CDS encoding SdpI family protein, which yields MKTNSTPTELLMIAVMLAPLAYMGIIWSELPAEIAIHYDLKGNPNDWQRKETAALLIGGISLFLYLMLRFLPALDPKGQLQSANYQKLRFAVTLLFAAIMGWLFYIAGHPTEGKATTEVVLALVGLLIAGMGNYMTTVKPNWFVGIRTPWTLDSDTVWRKTHRLGGWLMVGGGLLSVVLALGLPLPYKVGGVMSVFCLITLIPVVYSYILHKQEKEHQLN from the coding sequence ATGAAAACTAATTCAACACCAACCGAACTGCTGATGATTGCCGTTATGTTGGCTCCATTGGCTTATATGGGCATTATCTGGAGTGAATTGCCCGCCGAAATAGCCATTCATTATGATTTGAAGGGTAATCCGAATGACTGGCAACGAAAAGAAACCGCTGCTTTATTGATAGGAGGTATCTCGTTATTTCTTTACCTGATGCTTCGATTTTTGCCTGCTCTCGATCCTAAAGGTCAATTGCAGAGCGCAAACTATCAAAAATTACGCTTTGCCGTTACGCTCCTGTTTGCCGCTATTATGGGCTGGTTATTTTACATAGCTGGCCACCCAACAGAAGGTAAGGCGACAACGGAAGTCGTTCTGGCACTGGTTGGATTGCTGATTGCAGGTATGGGAAATTACATGACTACCGTAAAACCCAACTGGTTTGTGGGCATTCGTACTCCCTGGACATTAGACAGTGATACTGTCTGGCGTAAAACACACCGACTGGGTGGCTGGCTAATGGTAGGAGGTGGCCTATTGAGTGTCGTATTGGCATTGGGGTTGCCCTTGCCTTATAAAGTAGGGGGCGTGATGAGCGTTTTTTGCTTGATTACCCTGATTCCGGTTGTCTATTCGTACATACTGCACAAACAGGAAAAAGAGCATCAGCTTAATTGA
- a CDS encoding autorepressor SdpR family transcription factor: protein MNNLFKALNDPTRRQILDLLREGDLNAGDIAERFDMTKPSISHHLDLLRQAGLVEATKQGQFVNYSLNTTVLDELLAWLMSFQKTETSITEKIPEQKN from the coding sequence ATGAATAACCTCTTCAAGGCCTTAAACGATCCCACCCGTCGGCAGATACTGGACCTGCTGCGGGAGGGAGATCTGAACGCTGGCGACATTGCCGAGCGATTCGATATGACGAAGCCCAGTATTTCGCACCACCTCGATTTGTTACGTCAGGCTGGGTTAGTCGAAGCCACCAAGCAGGGGCAGTTTGTCAATTACTCCCTGAATACGACCGTTCTTGACGAGCTGCTGGCCTGGCTGATGAGCTTTCAGAAAACAGAAACATCAATAACTGAGAAAATTCCTGAACAGAAGAACTAA
- a CDS encoding DUF421 domain-containing protein has translation MYSLLLATIDWDKMFTPSMSLWEIGVRGTITYWFCFAYIRFFRRGAGQLGISDLLLITLISDASQNSMAGEYTSVTEGFVLVGILVFWDYAINWLGYRSVFFSKIGEPEPVLLIKNGVMQRQNMKKELITPTELTGMLREQGVDDMASVKACYIEGSGNISVISN, from the coding sequence ATGTATAGTTTACTCCTTGCCACGATTGATTGGGATAAAATGTTTACGCCTTCTATGTCTCTTTGGGAAATAGGGGTTCGGGGTACGATTACGTATTGGTTCTGCTTTGCCTACATTCGGTTTTTTAGGCGTGGCGCTGGTCAGCTTGGTATCAGCGATTTATTGTTGATTACGCTTATTTCAGATGCATCGCAGAATTCAATGGCAGGAGAATATACCTCTGTTACAGAAGGTTTTGTTCTGGTGGGTATTCTGGTTTTCTGGGATTATGCTATTAACTGGCTTGGGTATCGGTCGGTTTTCTTTAGTAAGATAGGGGAGCCCGAACCAGTTCTGCTCATTAAAAATGGAGTCATGCAGCGCCAGAATATGAAAAAAGAGCTGATTACCCCAACCGAGCTAACCGGCATGTTACGCGAACAGGGAGTCGATGATATGGCCAGCGTAAAAGCATGTTACATCGAAGGTAGTGGAAATATCAGCGTTATCTCCAACTAA
- a CDS encoding DUF6580 family putative transport protein encodes MKPLQIRLLTLSTLVLATALFRLVPHWPNFTPVAALALFGAATFERKWIGLVAPFAAMLLSDALIGFHGSMGAVYISFGLTWLLGLWALQRPTAGRIAIASLTSSILFFLVTNFAVWYGSSYYPQTAAGLMTCYAAGLAFYNGTSFFLNGVMGDLFFSGLLFGGYYLLKQRFMVLRPARA; translated from the coding sequence ATGAAGCCACTCCAAATTCGCTTACTTACCCTTTCGACCTTAGTACTTGCTACTGCTTTGTTCCGCCTGGTACCCCACTGGCCGAATTTCACGCCAGTAGCGGCTCTGGCTTTATTTGGCGCAGCTACCTTCGAACGCAAGTGGATCGGTTTAGTAGCCCCATTTGCGGCTATGCTCTTGAGCGATGCGCTGATTGGCTTTCATGGCAGTATGGGCGCTGTGTATATCAGCTTTGGTTTAACCTGGTTACTGGGTTTATGGGCTTTACAGCGTCCAACGGCTGGTCGGATTGCCATTGCCTCGCTCACATCGTCGATTTTATTTTTTCTGGTTACCAATTTCGCCGTTTGGTACGGTAGCTCTTATTACCCACAAACAGCGGCTGGCCTGATGACATGCTATGCGGCTGGTCTAGCTTTTTATAACGGCACTTCTTTTTTCTTAAATGGCGTTATGGGTGATCTATTTTTTAGTGGCCTCTTGTTTGGCGGTTATTACCTGCTTAAACAACGCTTCATGGTGCTTCGCCCGGCACGCGCTTAA
- a CDS encoding MGH1-like glycoside hydrolase domain-containing protein, with product MTIEQQRLDDTIWRLWGPYVSDRQWGTVREDYSSNGDAWRYTTHDIARSYTYRWGEEGIAGISDDRQQLCLALALWNGKDPILKERYFGLTNSEGNHGEDVKELYYYLDNIPTHSYQRMLYKYPQTAYPYQWLLDENRKRTRLDPEFELLDTGIFDEDRYFDVFVEYAKAGPKDILMTVTAHNRGPEAAELHLLPTLWFRNTWIFGDDSDGVPNYRPSLVLQPNGTVSVEDSDLGHYVLHAEGQPDWLFCENETNQARLYDTHSGSTYPKDGINDHVVQGANTVNPDHTGTKAAAHYQFTIEAGGSAQIRLRLEAPGTAVADLIAPFTEFDQIIAQRKEEADEFYAHIQPEEATPDEKLVQRQAFAGMLWSKQYYYYDVSRWLAGDPNNPPPPPERALGRNHTWLQLINAAVISMPDKWEYPWYAAWDWAFHCVNLAIIDPGFAKQQLMMLTNEWFMHPNGQLPAYEWNFSDVNPPVQAWAAWRIYHSELERKPPGEEDRTFLRGIFHKLMLNFTWWVNRKDEAGNNIFEGGFLGLDNIGVFDRNTVFPDGSHLEQADGTSWMAMYSLNMMRIALELAKHDLVYDEMATKFFDHFLYIAGAITNIGDTHVGLWDENEGFFYDQLRMNDGSVQRMRVRTLVGLIPMFAVEVLEDELMKANPAFLKRMVWFQSHRPDLYNQVSRYTEKGVDEKRLLSLLRGFRLKAILSKMLDENEFLSPHGIRAVSKVYRDHPYEFTLDNTTFRLTYTPAESDSGMFGGNSNWRGPVWMPTNYLIVESLYRFYGYFGDSFTVEYPVGSGQQVTLKEVASGLANRLISLFTKDEAGKRPAFGQHSKYQDPHFRDYVLFYEYFDGDNGRGVGASHQTGWTGLVAELISRKYANLK from the coding sequence GTGACAATTGAACAGCAACGTTTAGACGATACAATTTGGCGGCTGTGGGGTCCATATGTTTCCGACCGCCAGTGGGGAACCGTACGTGAGGATTACAGCTCTAATGGTGATGCCTGGAGGTATACAACGCACGATATTGCCCGGAGCTATACCTATAGGTGGGGCGAAGAAGGCATTGCAGGCATCTCCGATGATCGGCAACAGCTTTGTCTTGCCCTAGCGCTTTGGAATGGGAAAGATCCCATTCTGAAAGAGCGCTATTTCGGTCTGACGAATAGTGAAGGTAATCATGGCGAAGACGTTAAAGAACTCTACTATTACCTCGATAATATTCCAACGCATTCGTACCAGCGAATGCTTTACAAATACCCGCAGACTGCCTATCCGTATCAATGGCTTTTAGACGAAAACCGTAAACGCACCCGTCTGGACCCCGAATTTGAGCTGCTCGATACGGGAATATTTGATGAAGATCGCTATTTCGACGTGTTTGTGGAGTATGCCAAAGCGGGTCCGAAAGATATACTGATGACGGTGACGGCGCATAATCGTGGTCCCGAAGCGGCTGAACTTCATTTGCTACCTACGCTTTGGTTTCGGAATACCTGGATATTTGGCGATGACTCAGATGGAGTGCCCAATTATCGACCGTCGTTGGTATTGCAACCCAACGGAACGGTATCGGTCGAAGATTCTGATCTGGGGCATTACGTACTGCATGCCGAAGGACAGCCTGACTGGTTATTTTGTGAAAATGAAACCAATCAGGCCCGCCTGTACGATACCCATTCCGGATCAACTTACCCGAAGGACGGCATCAACGATCATGTGGTGCAGGGAGCGAATACCGTCAACCCAGATCATACGGGTACTAAAGCGGCCGCTCATTATCAGTTCACGATTGAAGCGGGTGGCTCCGCTCAGATACGGCTTCGGCTTGAAGCGCCGGGAACGGCAGTGGCTGATCTAATCGCGCCTTTCACCGAATTTGATCAGATCATTGCGCAGCGTAAGGAGGAAGCCGATGAGTTTTACGCCCATATTCAGCCCGAGGAAGCAACACCTGATGAAAAATTAGTACAGCGTCAGGCATTTGCCGGGATGCTGTGGAGCAAACAATACTATTACTACGATGTATCGCGCTGGCTGGCTGGCGATCCGAATAACCCACCGCCACCGCCCGAACGGGCCTTAGGGCGTAATCATACGTGGCTTCAGCTCATTAATGCGGCAGTTATTTCAATGCCCGACAAATGGGAATATCCCTGGTATGCGGCCTGGGACTGGGCGTTTCACTGTGTAAATCTGGCCATAATCGATCCGGGTTTTGCCAAGCAACAGCTTATGATGTTGACCAACGAATGGTTCATGCATCCGAATGGCCAGTTGCCTGCTTATGAATGGAATTTCTCGGATGTGAACCCGCCCGTGCAGGCGTGGGCAGCCTGGCGAATTTACCATTCTGAACTTGAGCGAAAACCACCAGGCGAAGAAGATCGAACATTTTTACGGGGTATTTTTCATAAACTGATGCTCAACTTTACCTGGTGGGTAAACCGGAAAGATGAAGCGGGCAATAATATTTTTGAAGGCGGATTCCTGGGCTTAGATAACATTGGCGTTTTTGACCGAAATACCGTTTTCCCGGATGGCAGTCATCTGGAGCAGGCCGATGGAACCAGTTGGATGGCCATGTATTCCCTCAACATGATGCGCATTGCGCTCGAATTGGCTAAGCATGACCTGGTATACGATGAAATGGCGACGAAATTCTTCGACCATTTTCTGTACATCGCAGGCGCTATTACCAATATTGGAGACACGCACGTAGGCTTGTGGGACGAAAACGAAGGGTTTTTCTACGACCAACTTCGAATGAATGACGGCAGTGTGCAACGGATGCGCGTTCGAACATTGGTGGGCCTTATCCCCATGTTTGCTGTTGAGGTATTGGAGGATGAATTGATGAAGGCAAACCCGGCCTTTCTGAAACGAATGGTTTGGTTCCAGAGTCACCGGCCGGATCTGTACAATCAGGTGTCACGATATACGGAAAAAGGGGTCGATGAAAAGCGGCTGCTCAGTCTACTTCGGGGTTTTCGGTTGAAGGCCATCTTATCGAAGATGCTCGACGAGAATGAGTTTCTAAGTCCACATGGCATTCGGGCCGTGTCAAAGGTTTACCGGGATCATCCTTACGAGTTCACGCTGGATAACACCACCTTCCGATTAACTTATACCCCCGCCGAAAGCGATAGCGGTATGTTTGGGGGGAACAGCAACTGGCGCGGGCCTGTCTGGATGCCGACTAACTACCTGATTGTAGAGAGTTTGTATCGGTTTTATGGCTATTTCGGGGATAGTTTTACGGTTGAGTACCCAGTCGGGTCAGGTCAACAGGTTACCCTTAAAGAGGTGGCAAGTGGCCTCGCCAATCGACTCATCAGTCTGTTTACCAAAGATGAAGCTGGCAAACGCCCCGCCTTTGGACAGCATTCGAAATATCAGGACCCCCATTTTCGCGATTACGTACTGTTTTACGAGTATTTTGATGGCGACAATGGGCGGGGTGTAGGCGCCAGTCATCAAACAGGATGGACAGGTTTGGTCGCCGAATTAATCAGCCGAAAATATGCGAACTTAAAGTGA